The Microcystis panniformis FACHB-1757 region ACCAAGTATTATTTTCTAAACTTTTGCGGAGATTTTTCTGAGTTTCCCCATTAATAAATAGAGGAGTGAGGGCAAAAACCGCCATGGCAATATAGGCCAAAAAACCGAACAAACTCAAGGGCAGCCCGAACACCGTAGCGTAGGGACTATTAAGCACACCAGTACAACCAGCCCCATCACTAGCCCCGGCGGTACAGGCTGCAGCCCCTCCCGTCAGTTTGGTAATGGTTAAATAGCCGGTCAGAATCGCCCCCACGATCGAAACGCCCCCAATTAGGGGCCGGGAGTAGCGATGAATCCAAGGTACAGAACGACGACGCATAATATTATTTAGATTAAATTACAGCAGAATTCAGGAGTCAGGAGTCAGGAGTCAGGAGAGAAATCTAAATGTACTTTGTTGAAAGGAAAAATTCCCTAACCATATTGTGTTAATTAGGACGTTTTCAATTCCTAAAAACTTAGGATCGCTATCCCCTGAAACTATCCGCCATTCTAGCAAGGGGTTATGTGGACAGAGGCAAAGAAGGCAGCGAATTATCAATTTTTGCCTTTTGATCGTTGATCTGCCGGGCCGTTTCCACAAATTGCGACACCCGGATCGGATCCACTGGTTCAGTAATTTTGCCATGACGCTTGAGGGAACTAGCCACGATCACCCCATCGGCAGCCGGCAGCAACCGCCCAATATTGTCCAAATCAGCCCCGCTGCCGATAAAAACCGGTGTTCCCTTGGCCGCCGCCACTGCCAGTTCCAAATCCTCAAAACTAGGGGGGCTACCGGTGGACCAACCGGAGAGGATCACCCCGTCTGCTAGTCCCCGTTCGATCGTATCTTGCACCGCCGTAGTCAGATTAGGGGTTCCCAAGGGGCGGGCGTGTTTAACCAAAACATCCGCTAAAATTTTGACCTCAGACCCCAATTCGCGCCGATAACGCAGGAGTTCGTGGGCTTGACCCTCAATAATGCCCTGATCGGTGGCCATAACTCCCGTTAGCACATTAACTCGAATAAATTGGGCATTGACACAGGTAGCGATCGCTAAGGCACTATGGGCATCATTGCGGAGAACATTAAGACCAATCGGTAAGACCACCAGATTTTTAATGCGATCAACAATTAAAGTCATGGCACTAACCACGGCGGGATCCACCTGTTGCTTAGTAAAGGGGGCATCAAAAAAATTCTCGATAATCAAACCATCAACACCACCAGCAGCCAAAGCCGTCGCCTCCTGTTCAGCCCGCTCGATCACCGTCTTGAGACTACCACCCCAACGGGGGGAAGTGGGCAGGGGGGCGAGATGAACTACGCCAATAATCGGGTTTTTTGTCTTGAAAGTTGCAATTAAATTCACAGCGTCTACTACTCTTAGCGTCCCCAACCAGGCGCCGCTCACCCATTTTAACAGGGTGAAGGCCTACCCACGGTTCCACGGGGGGGAAATTATTTTAACTGCTAATGATTTTATCAAGTCCGGAATCCGTTAAAATGTCTTAACATTAGAGAAGTTTAGGATTTGGTTGATACTCGATCGCATGGGCAATAAGCCAACCATCGCCATCTCACACCTAGGCTGTGAGAAAAACCGGATCGACTCCGAGCATATGTTAGGACTGCTGGCCAAGGCCGGCTATCCCGTAGATAATGACGAGGAGTTGGCCGATTACGTTATCGTTAATACCTGTAGTTTCATTCAAGCAGCTAGAGAAGAATCCGTTCGCACCCTCGTGGAACTGGCGGAAGCTAATAAAAAAATTATTATCTCCGGCTGTATGGCCCAACATTTCCAAGATGAACTCCTGACGGAATTGCCGGAAGCCGTGGCCATTGTCGGCACGGGGGATTATCAGAAAATTGTCGAGATTGTCGAACGGGTAGAGACGGGAGAACGAGTCAAAGAAGTCAGCGCCGATCCCACCTTTATCGCCGACGAAAATCTGCCCCGTTATCGCACCACTACCGAAGGAGTCGCCTATCTGCGGGTAGCCGAAGGCTGCGACTATCGCTGTGCTTTCTGTATTATTCCCCACCTGCGCGGTGATCAAAGATCCCGCTCGATCGAGTCGATTGTGGCCGAAGCGCGACAATTAGCCAGCCAAGGAGTCCAAGAATTAATTCTCATTTCGCAAATAACAACCAATTATGGGTTAGACTTATATGGCGAACCCAAATTAGCGGAACTCTTGCGAGCGCTGGGAGAAGTCGATATACCTTGGATTCGCGTTCACTACGCTTATCCGACCGGGTTAACGCCAAAGGTTATCGAGGCGATCCGAGAGACCCCGAATGTTTTACCCTATCTAGACTTGCCGCTACAACATTCCCATCCCGACATCCTGCGGGCGATGAACCGTCCCTGGCAAGGACGAGTCAACGATGGCATTATCGAGCGGATCAAGCAAGCTATCCCGAACGCGGTTTTACGAACGACTTTTATCGTCGGTTTCCCCGGAGAAACCGAGGAACATTTCAGCCATCTGCTGGAATTTGTCAAGCGTCATGAGTTCGATCACGTCGGGGTGTTTACCTTCTCCGCCGAAGAAGGTACCGCCGCTTTTGACCTGCCCAATCCAGTGCCACAGGCAATTATGGACGAACGCCGCGAAAGGTTGATGTTAACTCAGCAACCAATCTCGGAGCGCAAAAATCAAGCTTATATAGGTCACACTGTCGATGTTCTCATCGAACAGGAAAACCCGGAAACAGGAGAATTAATCGGGCGCTCCGCTCGTTTTTCCCCGGAAGTGGATGGCTTGGTTTATGTGACAGGGGAGGCGATTCTAGGTGCGATCGTACAGGTCCGAATCACTGCGGCCGATACCTACGATCTCTACGGCGAAATAGTCTAATTTTTCCATTTTTCTTATTTAATTCCCACAAAACAACCCTTATGACCACTGGTTTCAACAATTTAGGTTTATCCGATAGCCGTCTTCAACACCTAGAAACGCTTGGATTCACCACCCCCACGGAAATTCAAACCAAAGCCATCCCTCTCCTTCTAGAAGGGCATGACATGGTAGGAATGTCACAAACGGGAACCGGCAAAACTGCCGCCTATTCCCTGCCTTTACTGGAACGCATGGACACCAAAAATCCTAACGTTCAAGCTTTAATCCTCACCCCCACCCGGGAATTAGCCCAACAGGTGGCCAGCGCCATCAAAGATTTCTCTGATGACCGTCGTCTCTTTATCCTGACAGTCTGTGGTGGTCAATCCATGGAACGTCAGATCCGCAGTCTGGAAAAAGGTGTCCAGATTGTGGTCGGGACTCCTGGCCGGGTAATTGATCTGCTCGATCGCAAAAAACTCCATCTCGAATCCCTAAACTGGGTAGTCCTCGATGAAGCGGACGAAATGCTCAGTATGGGTTTTATCGATGATGTTAAGAAAATTCTGCAAGCATCCCCCTCCACCCGTCAAACCGCCTGTTTCTCGGCAACTATGCCCCGGGAAATCCGCGATTTAATCGCTAATTTCTTGAAATCTCCCATTTCTGTGACGGTTTCTCAACCCCAGGCCGCTCCTGCTAAAATCGAGCAGAAAATTTATATGATCCCTCGCGGTTGGACGAAATTAAAAGTCCTGCAACCCCTGTTAGAGATCGAACCCCTAGAATCGGCGATTATTTTCGTCCGCACCAAGCAAACCGCGGCCGAATTAACCAGCAAACTGCAAGAAGCGGGGCAAACTGTGGATGAATACCACGGTAACTTAAGCCAAG contains the following coding sequences:
- the btpA gene encoding photosystem I biogenesis protein BtpA, with product MNLIATFKTKNPIIGVVHLAPLPTSPRWGGSLKTVIERAEQEATALAAGGVDGLIIENFFDAPFTKQQVDPAVVSAMTLIVDRIKNLVVLPIGLNVLRNDAHSALAIATCVNAQFIRVNVLTGVMATDQGIIEGQAHELLRYRRELGSEVKILADVLVKHARPLGTPNLTTAVQDTIERGLADGVILSGWSTGSPPSFEDLELAVAAAKGTPVFIGSGADLDNIGRLLPAADGVIVASSLKRHGKITEPVDPIRVSQFVETARQINDQKAKIDNSLPSLPLST
- the rimO gene encoding 30S ribosomal protein S12 methylthiotransferase RimO, producing MGNKPTIAISHLGCEKNRIDSEHMLGLLAKAGYPVDNDEELADYVIVNTCSFIQAAREESVRTLVELAEANKKIIISGCMAQHFQDELLTELPEAVAIVGTGDYQKIVEIVERVETGERVKEVSADPTFIADENLPRYRTTTEGVAYLRVAEGCDYRCAFCIIPHLRGDQRSRSIESIVAEARQLASQGVQELILISQITTNYGLDLYGEPKLAELLRALGEVDIPWIRVHYAYPTGLTPKVIEAIRETPNVLPYLDLPLQHSHPDILRAMNRPWQGRVNDGIIERIKQAIPNAVLRTTFIVGFPGETEEHFSHLLEFVKRHEFDHVGVFTFSAEEGTAAFDLPNPVPQAIMDERRERLMLTQQPISERKNQAYIGHTVDVLIEQENPETGELIGRSARFSPEVDGLVYVTGEAILGAIVQVRITAADTYDLYGEIV
- a CDS encoding DEAD/DEAH box helicase, whose product is MTTGFNNLGLSDSRLQHLETLGFTTPTEIQTKAIPLLLEGHDMVGMSQTGTGKTAAYSLPLLERMDTKNPNVQALILTPTRELAQQVASAIKDFSDDRRLFILTVCGGQSMERQIRSLEKGVQIVVGTPGRVIDLLDRKKLHLESLNWVVLDEADEMLSMGFIDDVKKILQASPSTRQTACFSATMPREIRDLIANFLKSPISVTVSQPQAAPAKIEQKIYMIPRGWTKLKVLQPLLEIEPLESAIIFVRTKQTAAELTSKLQEAGQTVDEYHGNLSQVQRERLVQRFREGKIKLVVATDIAARGLDVENLSHVINYDLPDNAETYIHRIGRTGRAGKTGTAISLVEPIDRRLLRQIEQRLRQRLESSPIPSRTEVEAKRLAKLQNQLKEALSGERMASFLPLVRDLSEEYDPQAIAAAALQMIYDQNCPQWMKTDWEVPAPTSSKPVINKTPRSGGSKYPSKSNNRPSLDKKIVFQER